In one window of Erinaceus europaeus chromosome 17, mEriEur2.1, whole genome shotgun sequence DNA:
- the LOC103107146 gene encoding isocitrate dehydrogenase [NAD] subunit gamma, mitochondrial-like, translated as MAAACCVRTVFRPAILSFAWEVSLCCGSPRRSFILQHSYPLSSKYGGRHTVTMIPGHGIGPELMMHVKNVFRYLRVPVDFEEVMVRSSISEEDVYNTVIAVCRNRVALKGNIETNHNLPPSHKSFNNVLRTTLDLFANVSHFKSLPCVETRHKNIDILVIRENTEGEYSNLEHQSAKGVIESLKIITRTRSLRIAEYAFQLAQKLGRKKVTAVHKANIMKLGDGLFLQCCRDVASSYPQISFEGMIVDNTTMQLVCKPQQFDVMVMPNLYGNIVNNVCTGLVGGAGLVPSANYGHKYAVFETAARQSGKKIANKNMANPTAMLLASCIMLDYLKLHSHANIIRDAVLTAMDNKHLHTPDIGGQATSLDVIQHVMNHIDRVT; from the coding sequence ATGGCTGCCGCTTGCTGTGTGAGGACCGTGTTCCGGCCAGCCATTCTCAGCTTTGCTTGGGAGGTTTCGCTTTGCTGTGGGAGCCCACGAAGGAGCTTCATACTACAACACAGTTATCCTCTCTCCTCCAAATACGGTGGGCGGCACACCGTGACCATGATTCCCGGCCACGGCATCGGGCCAGAGCTGATGATGCACGTCAAGAACGTGTTCAGGTATCTGAGAGTGCCTGTGGACTTCGAGGAAGTGATGGTCCGCTCCAGTATTTCCGAAGAGGACGTGTACAACACCGTCATCGCGGTCTGCCGGAACCGCGTGGCCCTCAAGGGCAACATCGAAACCAACCACAACCTGCCCCCTTCCCACAAATCCTTCAACAACGTGCTTCGCACCACCCTGGATCTCTTCGCCAACGTCAGCCATTTTAAGAGTCTTCCATGCGTGGAGACCCGACACAAGAACATAGACATCCTGGTGATCCGGGAAAACACAGAGGGCGAGTACAGCAACCTGGAGCACCAGAGTGCGAAAGGAGTGATCGAGAGCCTCAAGATAATCACAAGGACCAGGTCTTTGCGCATCGCTGAGTACGCCTTCCAGCTGGCCCAGAAGCTGGGACGCAAGAAAGTCACAGCCGTGCACAAGGCCAACATCATGAAGCTGGGAGACGGCCTCTTCCTGCAGTGCTGTAGGGACGTGGCATCCAGTTACCCCCAGATCTCCTTCGAAGGGATGATTGTGGATAATACCACCATGCAGCTGGTCTGCAAGCCCCAGCAGTTCGATGTCATGGTGATGCCTAACCTTTATGGAAACATTGTCAACAATGTCTGTACGGGCTTAGTTGGTGGCGCAGGGCTGGTGCCAAGTGCCAACTACGGCCACAAGTATGCAGTGTTTGAAACAGCGGCACGGCAGTCAGGCAAGAAAATAGCCAATAAGAACATGGCCAACCCTACAGCCATGCTGCTGGCCAGCTGCATCATGCTGGATTACCTCAAGCTCCACTCCCATGCCAACATCATCCGTGATGCTGTCTTGACAGCCATGGATAACAAACATTTGCATACCCCAGACATCGGAGGCCAGGCGACCTCATTGGACGTCATCCAGCATGTCATGAACCACATCGATAGAGTCACTTAA